One genomic window of Magnolia sinica isolate HGM2019 chromosome 3, MsV1, whole genome shotgun sequence includes the following:
- the LOC131240584 gene encoding F-box protein SKIP1-like isoform X2: protein MDNRAGIVCWASLIDGVLIEIFSKLDFDSLISVASVCHSWRCVAHYTESWDRVHFCHHERFVDNYIKETVAVDNQERLFRESKYMIRHVGAGARSIYVCRIADDTMVQMIADRCPSIESISLRYCNRNSPSALINIIQACKLLKFIDIKFCGAVNFCSPLSTLLIEEMGQSCPSLVGINLGCLQVTEEMAIAIGKFLPKLKWFNLNAATISCEVLCIILDSCTELDHVSVRGCR, encoded by the exons ATGGATAATCGGGCCGGCATTGTATGTTGGGCTTCGCTGATCGATGGAGTCCTGATCGAAATCTTCTCAAAGCTGGACTTTGATTCGCTGATATCAGTAGCAAGCGTGTGCCATTCATGGCGCTGCGTGGCCCATTATACAGAGAGCTGGGATCGTGTCCATTTCTGTCATCATGAAAGATTCGTAGACAACTACATCAAAGAAACCGTAGCAGTCGATAATCAAGAGAGGCTGTTCAGGGAATCTAAATACATGATAAGGCATGTTGGAGCCGGAGCCAGGTCGATTTATGTCTGCCGGATTGCTGACGACACAATGGTCCAGATGATCGCTGACAG ATGCCCGTCAATTGAGTCAATCTCCCTTCGATATTGTAATCGAAACTCACCATCCGCTCTTATCAATATAATCCAAGCTTGCAAGCTCCTGAAATTCATCGACATTAAGTTCTGTGGTGCTGTCAACTTCTGCTCTCCTCTGTCCACATTATTGATCGAAGAAATGGGTCAATCTTGTCCAAGTCTGGTGGGCATCAATTTGGGGTGTTTACAAGTTACGGAAGAAATGGCAATAGCGATTGGGAAATTCCTGCCGAAACTCAAGTGGTTCAACCTCAATGCTGCCACTATATCTTGTGAAGTTCTTTGTATCATCCTAGACTCGTGCACTGAGCTAGACCATGTTAGCGTTAGAGGTTGCCGTTGA
- the LOC131240584 gene encoding F-box protein FBW2-like isoform X3 produces MDYLAHNVCWDLLFEEALIQIFSKLDFDSLISVASVCYSWRCVAHYPECWDYVGFCHLERFLDHYIKETVISDLQYRLFRESEYMIKHVGAGAKSIWVHPVADDTMVQRIVDRCPSIESISLRYCNRNSPSALINIIQACKLLKFIDIKFCGAVNFCSPLSTLLIEEMGQSCPSLVGINLGCLQVTEEMAIAIGKFLPKLKWFNLNAATISCEVLCIILDSCTELDHVSVRGCR; encoded by the exons ATGGATTACCTGGCGCACAATGTATGTTGGGATTTGCTCTTCGAAGAAGCCCTGATCCAAATCTTCTCCAAGCTTGACTTTGATTCGCTGATATCGGTTGCAAGCGTCTGCTATTCATGGCGCTGCGTGGCTCATTATCCAGAGTGCTGGGATTATGTCGGCTTCTGTCATCTTGAAAGATTCCTAGATCACTACATCAAAGAAACCGTAATATCAGATCTTCAATATAGGCTGTTCAGGGAGTCTGAATACATGATAAAGCATGTTGGAGCCGGAGCCAAGTCCATTTGGGTCCACCCCGTAGCTGACGACACAATGGTCCAGAGGATCGTTGACAG ATGCCCGTCAATTGAGTCAATCTCCCTTCGATATTGTAATCGAAACTCACCATCCGCTCTTATCAATATAATCCAAGCTTGCAAGCTCCTGAAATTCATCGACATTAAGTTCTGTGGTGCTGTCAACTTCTGCTCTCCTCTGTCCACATTATTGATCGAAGAAATGGGTCAATCTTGTCCAAGTCTGGTGGGCATCAATTTGGGGTGTTTACAAGTTACGGAAGAAATGGCAATAGCGATTGGGAAATTCCTGCCGAAACTCAAGTGGTTCAACCTCAATGCTGCCACTATATCTTGTGAAGTTCTTTGTATCATCCTAGACTCGTGCACTGAGCTAGACCATGTTAGCGTTAGAGGTTGCCGTTGA
- the LOC131240584 gene encoding F-box protein SKIP1-like isoform X1, whose protein sequence is MDYLAHNVCWDLLFEEALIQIFSKLDFDSLISVASVCYSWRCVAHYPECWDYVGFCHLERFLDHYIKETVISDLQYRLFRESEYMIKHVGAGAKSIWVHPVADDTMVQRIVDRCPSIESISLRYCNRISPSALINIIQACKLLKFIDIKFCGAVNFCSPLSTLLIEEMGHSCPSLVGINLGGLQVTEEMAIAIGKFLPKLKWLNLNAATISCEALCIILDSCNELDHVSVRGCRRLILKDELKNWARRIAEFKYYPEVQQMELVLD, encoded by the exons ATGGATTACCTGGCGCACAATGTATGTTGGGATTTGCTCTTCGAAGAAGCCCTGATCCAAATCTTCTCCAAGCTTGACTTTGATTCGCTGATATCGGTTGCAAGCGTCTGCTATTCATGGCGCTGCGTGGCTCATTATCCAGAGTGCTGGGATTATGTCGGCTTCTGTCATCTTGAAAGATTCCTAGATCACTACATCAAAGAAACCGTAATATCAGATCTTCAATATAGGCTGTTCAGGGAGTCTGAATACATGATAAAGCATGTTGGAGCCGGAGCCAAGTCCATTTGGGTCCACCCCGTAGCTGACGACACAATGGTCCAGAGGATCGTTGACAG ATGCCCATCAATTGAGTCAATCTCCCTTCGATATTGTAATCGAATCTCACCATCCGCTCTTATCAATATAATCCAAGCTTGCAAGCTCCTGAAATTCATCGACATTAAGTTCTGTGGTGCTGTCAACTTCTGCTCCCCTCTGTCCACATTATTGATCGAAGAAATGGGTCACTCTTGTCCAAGTCTGGTGGGCATCAATTTGGGGGGTTTACAAGTTACGGAAGAAATGGCAATAGCAATTGGGAAATTCCTGCCGAAACTCAAGTGGCTCAACCTCAATGCTGCCACTATATCTTGTGAAGCTCTTTGTATCATCCTAGACTCATGCAATGAGCTAGACCATGTTAGCGTTAGAGGTTGCCGTCGACTAATCCTGAAGGACGAACTCAAGAACTGGGCCAGAAGAATCGCAGAGTTCAAGTACTACCCTGAAGTTCAACAGATGGAACTGGTGCTGGATTGA